Sequence from the Bacillus sp. es.036 genome:
CGTCAGGCGTATCGTCTTTTTACACTCCATACAGATGGAACATATGTAGATGAAGCGACGGACTGGTTGTTGATGATGAAATTTGAGGAGCAACATGCGGTTGGTGGTCGTTCACGACTTCTTCATCTTGATGATTGGGAAGAGCTTGAGCGGTTTTATCAGCACCCGATGGCATCACAGCGATTGATTTATAAGGCACCGCCAAGCAAAAATGTGGTGAAGGAAGTGTTCCGTACGACGTTCTATGAACAAAACAATGAACCTTGTATTTGTTTTATCGATCAGTTCGTTCATCCAGAAAACATTGCGCAGGCAACTTATTTACAGGAACTATCACTTTCGATGGAGAATTCTTCTGCCACAAAAGGACTTGAGCTACCAGCAGGAGAACTGATTATGTTAAATAACCGATTCTGGCTTCATGGAAGAGAAGCCTTTGAAGAAAATACTGGACTTCACAGAGAGCTTTTACGCCAGCGTGGTCGATTTGCTTGAGTTGAAT
This genomic interval carries:
- the glaH gene encoding glutarate dioxygenase GlaH produces the protein MELTRMKQDERSVKKGKGYEIKPSAVHERLYVVDLEEEVITRFFEDVREISSQQLAYIPYMRFILTEKLSRLLDKNFQKAVRAILHDRQTGGFTVGVNKQTTDPEDYVKFSTAFSHLVGIPNFDAMSGNYYARFSVKHTDTSDSYLRQAYRLFTLHTDGTYVDEATDWLLMMKFEEQHAVGGRSRLLHLDDWEELERFYQHPMASQRLIYKAPPSKNVVKEVFRTTFYEQNNEPCICFIDQFVHPENIAQATYLQELSLSMENSSATKGLELPAGELIMLNNRFWLHGREAFEENTGLHRELLRQRGRFA